A section of the Saccharopolyspora gregorii genome encodes:
- a CDS encoding glycosyltransferase, producing MRVVLTCLPFRSHLVPLLAPCAHALRRAGHRVAVACAAGMADVVAECGLEHLPLPRVRTLDALLRDPAVSGSPGMPEHAEATGSDRTTVEARRAPGPLTRTFAGPLAGVLADDLIGAAARWRPDLVVRECNEFGGYLAAERLGLPHAVLDIAPHSALNLPFVRGAVDEQRVRLGLDPVDDVRHSYRTLVAGVVPQEWYPPELRTARTYRPVPVAGADRLPAEFADLPGDRPLVLAGFGTLAPVLIPELAAVQGLLVEALGRVRCTAVVALGSDPREWRGPRPGNVRLVERTPQRALLHRADLFVSHGGFGGVFESLLAGTPVVALPLFSDQPDNARRTAELGLGAEVDLGTTSPAALARVCAEVLGDRAVRDRVERMSRSLRAAPDLDALAADLVAHAR from the coding sequence GTGCGCGTAGTCCTGACCTGCCTGCCGTTCCGCTCGCACCTGGTGCCGCTGCTGGCGCCGTGCGCGCACGCGCTGCGCCGCGCCGGGCACCGGGTGGCGGTGGCCTGCGCCGCCGGGATGGCGGACGTCGTCGCCGAGTGCGGGCTGGAGCACCTGCCGCTGCCGCGGGTGCGGACCCTCGACGCGCTGCTGCGCGATCCGGCGGTGTCCGGCAGCCCCGGCATGCCCGAGCACGCCGAGGCCACCGGTTCCGACCGGACCACCGTCGAAGCCCGCCGGGCTCCCGGCCCGCTGACCAGGACGTTCGCCGGTCCGCTCGCCGGGGTGCTCGCCGACGACCTGATCGGGGCCGCGGCCCGCTGGCGGCCGGACCTGGTCGTGCGGGAGTGCAACGAGTTCGGCGGCTACCTCGCGGCGGAACGGCTCGGGCTGCCGCACGCCGTGCTCGACATCGCCCCGCACAGCGCGCTGAACCTGCCGTTCGTGCGCGGTGCCGTCGACGAGCAGCGGGTGCGGCTCGGCCTGGACCCGGTGGACGACGTGCGGCACTCGTACCGGACGCTGGTCGCCGGGGTCGTCCCGCAGGAGTGGTACCCGCCGGAACTGCGCACCGCTCGCACCTACCGGCCGGTGCCCGTGGCAGGCGCCGACCGGCTGCCCGCCGAGTTCGCCGACCTGCCCGGGGACCGGCCGCTGGTGCTGGCCGGGTTCGGCACGCTGGCGCCGGTGCTGATCCCGGAACTCGCGGCCGTGCAAGGGCTGCTGGTCGAGGCGCTGGGCCGGGTGCGCTGCACGGCGGTCGTGGCGCTCGGCAGCGACCCGCGGGAGTGGCGCGGGCCGCGGCCGGGCAACGTGCGGCTCGTCGAGCGCACCCCGCAACGGGCGCTGCTGCACCGCGCGGACCTGTTCGTCTCGCACGGCGGGTTCGGCGGCGTGTTCGAGTCGCTGCTGGCGGGGACCCCGGTGGTGGCGCTGCCGCTGTTCTCCGACCAGCCGGACAACGCGCGCCGCACTGCCGAACTGGGGCTCGGCGCCGAAGTGGACCTCGGGACGACGAGCCCGGCGGCGCTGGCGCGGGTGTGCGCCGAGGTGCTGGGCGACCGCGCGGTGCGGGACCGGGTGGAGCGGATGTCCCGGTCGCTGCGCGCGGCCCCGGACCTCGACGCGCTCGCCGCGGACCTCGTCGCCCACGCCCGCTGA
- a CDS encoding FAD-binding oxidoreductase translates to MGVDPGTSGAVSANHSDEVAALVDQYAKIPPGQQVRLAKPTSNLFRFRAPSSTTGLDVGRLNRVLSVDPDAGTAQVQGMATYETVVAAHLPTGRMPLVVPQLKTITLGGAVAGLGIESSSFRSGLPHESVREMEILTGSGEVVVARPDNEHAALYRGFPNSYGTLGYALRLEVEVERTRPYVRLRHIRFSTAEECTAAIEEICRDGEFEGHRVDFVDGTVFAADEQYLTVGTYVDEAPGTSDYTGRRIYYRSLREQQTDHLTTHDYLWRWDTDWFWCSRAFGVQRPAVRALWPRKYRRSDVYRRIVAWDRRAGFSDRLARARGAAGSEPVIQDVEIPVRRLPEFLEFFHREIGIEPIWLCPVRLRDPQGWSLYPMDPAELYVNVGFWSAVDTKPGDVPGEYNRAIEDVVGELDGHKSLYSDSFYERDEFWRLYNRPAYEELKRRYDPDDRLPGLYEKCVGNR, encoded by the coding sequence ATGGGAGTCGATCCGGGTACCTCGGGAGCCGTGTCAGCGAACCACTCCGACGAGGTCGCCGCCTTGGTCGACCAGTACGCGAAGATCCCGCCCGGACAGCAGGTGCGGCTCGCGAAGCCCACCAGCAACCTGTTCCGGTTCCGCGCCCCCAGCAGCACCACCGGCCTCGACGTGGGCAGGTTGAACCGCGTCCTGTCCGTCGACCCCGACGCGGGCACCGCGCAGGTGCAGGGCATGGCCACCTACGAGACCGTCGTCGCCGCGCACCTGCCCACCGGGCGGATGCCGCTGGTCGTCCCGCAGCTCAAGACGATCACCCTCGGCGGCGCGGTCGCCGGGCTCGGCATCGAGTCCAGCTCGTTCCGCAGCGGCCTGCCGCACGAATCGGTGCGCGAGATGGAGATCCTCACCGGCTCCGGCGAGGTCGTGGTGGCCCGGCCGGACAACGAGCACGCCGCCCTCTACCGCGGTTTCCCGAACTCCTACGGCACGCTCGGCTACGCGCTGCGCCTCGAAGTGGAGGTCGAACGCACCCGGCCCTACGTGCGGCTGCGGCACATCCGGTTCTCCACCGCCGAGGAGTGCACCGCCGCCATCGAGGAGATCTGCCGCGACGGCGAGTTCGAAGGCCACCGCGTCGACTTCGTCGACGGCACCGTGTTCGCCGCCGACGAGCAGTACCTCACCGTCGGCACCTACGTGGACGAAGCACCCGGCACCAGCGACTACACCGGCCGGCGCATCTACTACCGGTCGCTGCGCGAGCAGCAGACCGACCACCTGACGACCCACGACTACCTGTGGCGCTGGGACACCGACTGGTTCTGGTGCTCCCGCGCGTTCGGCGTGCAGCGGCCCGCGGTCCGCGCGCTGTGGCCGCGCAAGTACCGCCGCTCCGACGTGTACCGCCGCATCGTGGCCTGGGACCGCCGCGCCGGGTTCTCCGACCGGCTCGCCCGCGCCCGCGGCGCCGCGGGCAGCGAACCGGTGATCCAGGACGTGGAGATCCCGGTGCGCCGGCTGCCCGAGTTCCTGGAGTTCTTCCACCGCGAGATCGGCATCGAACCGATCTGGCTGTGCCCGGTCCGGCTGCGCGACCCGCAGGGCTGGTCGCTGTACCCGATGGATCCGGCGGAGCTCTACGTGAACGTGGGCTTCTGGTCCGCAGTGGACACCAAACCGGGCGACGTCCCTGGCGAGTACAACCGCGCCATCGAGGACGTGGTCGGCGAACTGGACGGGCACAAGTCGCTGTACTCCGACTCGTTTTACGAACGGGACGAGTTCTGGCGGCTCTACAACCGTCCCGCCTACGAGGAGTTGAAGCGGCGCTACGACCCCGACGACCGCCTTCCCGGCCTGTACGAGAAGTGCGTCGGCAACCGATAG
- a CDS encoding AAA family ATPase: MEEDLGREIIRRIEELDDPNDDEARKIVDELTAEDEAQPQPPFDGHIESIRVQGIRSFGEEQELELSRGLTIVYAENGTGKTSFVDAVELLTAGVTTRARQTPDLKNEVKDEDHIPHATLDGKPLCDPHVSVNWVDGERKLGASWTGAWGVGVVDVPSIQLLARRRLREIIHSKGVDRAVILGDAVGLAPTDEKWAKAQKAVGGAADQLKSSGISAATNSIKDAVAKFLEERGSRLGREVDEIAKLIESEAQIRVDDLRRALGDRALPDVWNHRFDPPPSVPDVTHVNGLAERLAEYDASASEAVIGGDGFLALFESFLAVAGDGELCPACAVGTVTTTRIGEVQRLLAATAAERERLRRHEQLRNEIRDELNRLAGRDLAWHLPVWDEQALRPFPGGAGFEAGYRELQQFAGAWAEHRARLCKSIELAKNQLSQGALHDVAGSLGELLVVRPAAEDRANELEVQRSEAVHARRGDELRSAEQAVKDARHVAEAIVEHGKDRDREAALRAAAGHLKARRTDVLEAKLVDLAEPINSWIRKLAPERTPPISLKVASGSGAPRLNVLIEGGKVTAIGRLSDSQLDMLGLACHLATIEREHVGAPLILDDPTDMLDVETAKKLASDGIGELLGPAGQDPRRQVVILTHDQQLVKRLWEHHGNRLPCTAQWYLEIESSDECEARTVMKPRSPRDYLDRLNELIARNGGDHNRMWLRSAAGNLARQVLESITGDLIEVLGPHGRGYIDDVSIVLRARSEPLGDRAKKVELCISTISEMYQQCNSIKHRESNLRIAEVLDVISKSKDYLLNDSSHANFVYPSVSSIKEYGTSLRGLVKLFESGGGGRSRRSDDWPATCRWYRLLGHCDTCKVTEFFPDYTP, from the coding sequence GTGGAAGAAGACCTGGGGCGCGAGATCATCCGGCGGATCGAGGAGCTCGACGATCCTAACGATGACGAGGCGAGGAAGATCGTCGACGAGCTCACTGCCGAGGACGAAGCGCAGCCGCAGCCACCATTCGACGGGCACATCGAATCCATCCGAGTGCAGGGCATCCGCTCCTTCGGTGAAGAACAGGAACTGGAGCTCTCCCGCGGCCTCACGATCGTCTACGCCGAGAACGGAACCGGAAAGACCAGCTTCGTCGATGCGGTCGAGCTGCTCACGGCAGGAGTGACAACTCGTGCCAGGCAGACGCCCGACCTGAAGAACGAGGTCAAGGACGAGGACCACATCCCGCACGCCACGCTGGATGGGAAGCCGCTCTGCGATCCGCACGTGTCCGTGAACTGGGTTGACGGGGAACGCAAGTTGGGGGCGAGTTGGACGGGTGCATGGGGTGTTGGGGTAGTCGACGTCCCTTCGATTCAGCTCCTAGCTCGACGTCGCCTCCGGGAGATCATCCACTCGAAGGGTGTTGATCGAGCAGTCATCCTCGGGGACGCGGTCGGATTGGCGCCCACGGACGAGAAGTGGGCGAAAGCCCAGAAGGCCGTGGGTGGTGCGGCTGACCAACTGAAGTCGTCCGGAATTTCCGCTGCCACCAATTCCATCAAAGACGCGGTCGCGAAATTTCTAGAGGAGAGGGGGTCCCGGCTGGGGCGAGAAGTCGACGAGATAGCGAAACTGATCGAATCGGAAGCGCAGATCAGGGTGGACGATCTCCGTCGAGCTCTCGGAGATCGAGCTCTCCCCGATGTCTGGAACCACAGGTTCGATCCGCCTCCATCGGTCCCCGATGTCACGCATGTGAATGGTCTCGCCGAACGCCTTGCTGAATACGACGCGAGTGCTTCGGAGGCCGTGATCGGCGGCGATGGCTTCCTAGCGCTGTTCGAGTCGTTCCTGGCCGTTGCGGGAGATGGGGAGCTGTGCCCCGCATGTGCGGTAGGCACGGTGACCACCACCCGGATCGGCGAGGTGCAACGGTTACTGGCCGCCACCGCGGCCGAACGCGAGCGCCTGCGTCGGCACGAACAGCTCCGCAACGAGATCCGCGATGAGCTGAACAGGCTCGCAGGACGGGATCTGGCCTGGCATCTGCCGGTGTGGGACGAGCAGGCCTTGCGTCCCTTTCCTGGCGGTGCTGGTTTCGAAGCCGGTTATCGAGAGCTGCAGCAGTTCGCAGGTGCGTGGGCCGAGCATCGGGCGAGGCTGTGCAAGTCGATCGAGCTGGCGAAGAACCAGCTCTCCCAGGGGGCCCTGCACGATGTCGCTGGGAGCTTGGGTGAACTGCTCGTTGTCCGCCCTGCTGCGGAAGATCGGGCGAACGAGCTGGAAGTGCAGCGATCGGAAGCGGTGCACGCACGCCGTGGGGACGAATTGCGGTCTGCGGAGCAAGCGGTCAAGGATGCTCGTCACGTGGCTGAAGCAATCGTCGAACACGGCAAGGACCGGGATCGTGAAGCCGCCCTCAGAGCTGCTGCTGGTCACCTCAAAGCCCGGCGTACTGACGTGCTGGAGGCGAAGCTCGTCGACTTGGCGGAACCGATCAACTCGTGGATTCGCAAGCTGGCCCCGGAGCGCACTCCGCCGATCAGTTTGAAGGTCGCGTCGGGGAGTGGAGCTCCGCGGCTGAACGTGTTGATCGAAGGCGGCAAGGTGACGGCCATCGGCCGGTTGTCCGATTCGCAGCTCGACATGCTCGGACTCGCCTGTCACCTCGCGACGATCGAGCGGGAGCACGTCGGGGCACCGTTGATCCTCGACGATCCGACGGACATGCTCGACGTGGAAACCGCGAAGAAGCTCGCGAGCGATGGGATCGGTGAACTCCTCGGTCCTGCCGGGCAGGATCCGAGGCGGCAGGTTGTCATCCTCACCCATGACCAGCAGCTCGTGAAGCGGCTCTGGGAGCATCATGGAAACCGTCTTCCCTGCACCGCGCAGTGGTACCTCGAGATCGAGTCTTCGGATGAGTGCGAGGCGCGGACGGTGATGAAGCCGCGCTCGCCGCGTGATTACCTCGACCGGCTCAACGAGCTCATTGCGAGGAACGGTGGTGATCACAACCGAATGTGGTTGCGGAGTGCCGCCGGAAACCTGGCCAGGCAGGTTCTGGAATCTATCACCGGGGATTTGATCGAGGTCCTGGGGCCGCATGGTCGCGGCTACATCGATGACGTGTCGATCGTGCTGAGAGCTAGGTCTGAGCCGCTTGGTGATCGCGCAAAAAAGGTGGAGTTATGTATCTCCACGATTAGCGAAATGTACCAGCAATGCAATAGTATCAAGCATCGGGAATCGAATCTGCGAATCGCGGAAGTTCTCGACGTGATCAGCAAGAGTAAGGATTACTTACTGAATGACTCCAGTCATGCCAACTTCGTCTATCCGAGTGTGAGTAGCATTAAGGAATACGGGACGTCGCTGCGCGGACTGGTGAAGCTGTTCGAATCGGGCGGCGGTGGAAGATCGCGTCGTTCGGATGATTGGCCGGCAACCTGCCGCTGGTACCGGTTGCTCGGACACTGCGACACCTGCAAGGTCACCGAGTTCTTCCCGGACTACACCCCCTGA
- a CDS encoding putative RNA methyltransferase, giving the protein MLDEIARLLACPHCGAGLEPDGAALRCAANHSFDLAKQGYVSLLGGRGAPAPGDTAPMIAARADFLAAGHYDPIAAALADAAAEVHTGGPLLDLGAGTGHYLARVLDRVPGEVGVALDVSKFASRRAAKAHPRASAVLADAWQGLPLRDAAVGSVLNAFAPRNPAETHRVLRPGGHLLVVTPNSGHLGELVSALGLLSVDERKPQRLAEQLAGHFDPIATTTREFPLHLGPAELATLVGMGPNAWHTAGTLPARIAELPTPFPVTASITLSTYRRR; this is encoded by the coding sequence GTGCTGGACGAAATCGCGCGCCTGTTGGCGTGCCCGCACTGCGGGGCGGGCCTGGAACCGGATGGTGCTGCGCTGCGCTGCGCCGCGAACCACTCCTTCGACCTGGCCAAGCAGGGCTACGTGAGCCTGCTGGGCGGCCGGGGCGCCCCCGCGCCGGGCGACACCGCCCCGATGATCGCGGCCCGCGCGGACTTCCTCGCCGCGGGCCACTACGACCCGATCGCCGCGGCGCTGGCCGACGCGGCGGCCGAAGTCCACACCGGCGGGCCGCTGCTGGACCTGGGCGCCGGAACCGGGCACTACCTGGCGCGGGTGCTGGACCGGGTCCCCGGCGAGGTCGGCGTGGCGCTGGACGTCTCCAAGTTCGCCTCCCGCCGTGCCGCGAAGGCGCACCCGCGCGCGTCCGCGGTGCTCGCCGACGCCTGGCAGGGGCTGCCGCTGCGCGACGCCGCCGTCGGCTCGGTGCTCAACGCGTTCGCCCCGCGCAACCCCGCCGAGACGCACCGCGTGCTGCGCCCCGGCGGGCACCTGCTGGTGGTCACCCCGAACTCCGGTCACCTGGGCGAACTCGTCTCGGCGCTGGGCCTGCTCAGCGTGGACGAGCGGAAACCGCAGCGGCTCGCCGAGCAGCTCGCGGGGCACTTCGACCCGATCGCCACCACCACCCGCGAGTTCCCGCTGCACCTGGGCCCGGCCGAGCTCGCCACCCTCGTCGGCATGGGCCCCAACGCCTGGCACACCGCCGGCACCCTCCCGGCCCGCATCGCCGAGCTCCCCACCCCGTTCCCGGTCACCGCCTCCATCACCCTGTCGACGTACCGGCGCCGCTGA
- a CDS encoding SAM-dependent methyltransferase — MGWAEVFPRILGEGLDVEFRAYDGSRAGRAGADVAVEIRSPLALSHLAASPDELGLARAYVTGALEVHGDMHEALSRFPSIAIAEVPARTKLDLAVRLGAQRFWWPVGPPPEEYRPRGGLRHSKLRDSKSVSYHYDVSNRFYEWVLGPSMAYTCAVYPDADATLEQAQFGKHDLVARKLGLQEGMRLLDVGCGWGGMVMHAAEHYGVRAIGVTLSRQQAQWAQKAIVDRGLADLAEVRHLDYRDVPETDFDAISSIGMTEHIGLAQLPAYFSAMRAKLRPGGRFLNHSITRPDGTRASKPGKFIGRYVFPDGELEGPGTLMSAMHDNGFEVRHTENLREHYALTLRDWCANLEAHWDEAVREVGPARARIWRLYMAGSRLGFELNNIQLHQMLAVRLDDGAAGMPLRPTW, encoded by the coding sequence ATGGGTTGGGCAGAGGTGTTCCCGCGGATCCTCGGCGAAGGGCTCGACGTCGAGTTCCGCGCCTACGACGGGAGCCGCGCGGGACGGGCCGGAGCCGACGTCGCGGTGGAGATCCGCTCTCCGCTGGCGTTGTCGCACCTGGCGGCCTCCCCGGACGAGCTGGGGCTCGCCAGGGCCTACGTCACCGGGGCGCTGGAGGTGCACGGCGACATGCACGAGGCGCTGTCCCGGTTCCCGTCGATCGCCATCGCGGAAGTTCCCGCCCGCACCAAGCTCGACCTGGCGGTGCGGCTCGGCGCGCAGCGGTTCTGGTGGCCGGTCGGCCCGCCGCCGGAGGAGTACCGGCCGCGCGGCGGCCTGCGGCACTCGAAGCTGCGGGACAGCAAGTCCGTGTCCTACCACTACGACGTGTCGAACCGGTTCTACGAGTGGGTGCTGGGCCCGTCGATGGCCTACACCTGCGCGGTGTACCCGGACGCCGACGCCACCCTGGAGCAGGCGCAGTTCGGCAAGCACGACCTGGTGGCGCGCAAGCTCGGGCTGCAGGAGGGCATGCGGCTGCTCGACGTCGGCTGCGGCTGGGGCGGCATGGTGATGCACGCGGCCGAGCACTACGGGGTGCGGGCCATCGGCGTCACCCTCTCCCGGCAGCAGGCGCAGTGGGCGCAGAAGGCCATCGTGGACCGCGGCCTCGCCGACCTCGCCGAGGTGCGGCACCTGGACTACCGCGACGTGCCCGAGACCGACTTCGACGCGATCAGCTCCATCGGCATGACCGAGCACATCGGACTCGCGCAGCTGCCCGCCTACTTCTCCGCGATGCGCGCGAAGCTGCGGCCCGGCGGCCGGTTCCTCAACCACTCCATCACCCGGCCCGACGGCACCCGGGCCTCCAAGCCCGGCAAGTTCATCGGCCGCTACGTGTTCCCCGACGGCGAGCTGGAAGGCCCCGGGACGCTCATGTCGGCGATGCACGACAACGGGTTCGAGGTCCGGCACACCGAGAACCTGCGCGAGCACTACGCGCTCACGCTGCGGGACTGGTGCGCGAACCTGGAGGCGCACTGGGACGAGGCGGTGCGGGAGGTCGGCCCGGCGCGGGCGCGGATCTGGCGGCTGTACATGGCGGGTTCGCGGCTGGGCTTCGAGCTCAACAACATCCAGCTGCACCAGATGCTCGCCGTCCGCCTCGACGACGGAGCCGCCGGCATGCCGCTGCGCCCCACCTGGTGA
- a CDS encoding adenylate/guanylate cyclase domain-containing protein, producing MSGPRDEDGPRGQAESPLGHEVEKALLGGEPKYTKAAVAEAAGVELARAERLWQAMGFAHVEDHEVVFTDADVRAVRMLVQLVSADVITAELETAVARTLAQTMSRLAEWQVAIFRSVLGDRFAEDLDVTAQFAEAITPVMEDLQGYVWRRHLAATAARELTEQVGDGDERLQVIGFADLVGYTRLIRDFSEVELGRLIDEFEETATAVVAENRGRIVKTVGDEVLFVTDTAAEAAEIALTLNERIPGSGKLPPLRIGLAQGPVLARFGDVYGSTVNIASRLTSVARPASALVDRELATSLRAHPAYSLTSIGPTKVQSFRGLRAYALRRAR from the coding sequence TTGTCCGGACCTCGCGATGAGGACGGGCCTCGCGGCCAGGCGGAATCCCCGCTGGGCCACGAGGTCGAGAAGGCGCTGCTAGGCGGCGAACCGAAGTACACCAAGGCGGCCGTCGCCGAGGCGGCAGGCGTGGAGCTCGCCCGCGCGGAGCGGTTGTGGCAGGCGATGGGCTTCGCCCACGTCGAGGACCACGAGGTCGTGTTCACCGACGCGGACGTGCGGGCGGTGCGCATGCTCGTGCAGCTCGTCTCCGCCGACGTGATCACCGCGGAGCTGGAGACGGCGGTCGCCCGCACCCTGGCGCAGACCATGTCGCGGCTCGCCGAGTGGCAGGTGGCGATCTTCCGCTCGGTGCTCGGCGACCGCTTCGCCGAGGACCTGGACGTGACCGCGCAGTTCGCCGAGGCGATCACGCCGGTGATGGAGGACTTGCAGGGCTACGTGTGGCGCAGGCACCTCGCGGCGACCGCGGCGCGCGAGCTGACCGAGCAGGTCGGGGACGGCGACGAGCGGCTGCAGGTGATCGGCTTCGCCGACCTGGTCGGCTACACCCGCCTGATCCGCGACTTCAGCGAGGTCGAGCTGGGCAGGCTCATCGACGAGTTCGAGGAGACCGCGACCGCCGTGGTCGCGGAGAACCGCGGCCGCATCGTGAAGACCGTCGGCGACGAGGTCCTGTTCGTCACCGACACCGCGGCCGAGGCGGCCGAGATCGCGCTGACGCTCAACGAGCGGATCCCCGGTTCGGGCAAGCTGCCGCCGCTGCGGATCGGCTTGGCGCAGGGCCCGGTGCTGGCGCGGTTCGGCGACGTCTACGGGTCCACGGTGAACATCGCCAGCAGGCTCACCTCGGTGGCGCGGCCGGCGTCGGCGCTGGTGGACCGGGAGCTGGCGACCTCGCTGCGGGCGCACCCGGCGTACTCGCTGACCTCGATCGGCCCGACGAAGGTGCAGAGCTTCCGGGGCCTGCGCGCCTACGCCTTGCGCCGCGCCCGCTGA
- a CDS encoding lipase maturation factor family protein, with protein sequence MGSWFWAPEYAQAREVCTRLVGLAYLLGFAAAVHQFRPLAGEHGLTPAPRFLRAVGFRRSPSLFHLHYSDRAFGAVAWTGVLLGLAAVLGVVAALPLWAWMLVWLVLWALYLSIVNIGQVWYGFGWESLLLEAGFLVIFLGPAHTASPAPVLWLLCWLLFRVEFGAGLIKLRGDSCWRDLTALHHHHETQPMPGPLSRFFHRLPGPLHKAEVLANHGTQLVVPFALFAPQPIADVAAVLVVLTQCWLLLSGNFAWLNLVTIALACSAMDDRLLRFPAPEMRDSPLWHQVLVLALAAGMLVIARHPVRNMLGRHQVMNRSFNRLHLGGTYGAFGSVTRTRYEVVVEGTPDRSGESGWREYEFPGKPGDPRRRPPQVAPYHLRLGWLLWFVAISPGYGRGWMPALLRGLLRGDRGIRRLLRHDPFPDEPPVLVRARLYRYRFADRAERRAGRWWSREPAGDLLPPMSAADLPG encoded by the coding sequence ATGGGTTCCTGGTTCTGGGCGCCGGAGTACGCGCAGGCGCGGGAGGTGTGCACCCGACTGGTCGGCCTGGCGTACCTGCTGGGCTTCGCGGCTGCGGTGCACCAGTTCCGCCCGCTGGCCGGGGAGCACGGGCTCACCCCGGCGCCGCGGTTCCTGCGCGCGGTGGGGTTCCGGCGCAGCCCGAGCCTGTTCCACCTGCACTACTCGGACCGCGCGTTCGGCGCGGTCGCCTGGACCGGGGTGCTGCTGGGCCTGGCGGCGGTGCTCGGCGTGGTGGCGGCGCTGCCGCTGTGGGCGTGGATGCTGGTGTGGCTGGTGCTGTGGGCGCTGTACCTGTCGATCGTGAACATCGGTCAGGTCTGGTACGGCTTCGGCTGGGAGTCGCTGCTGCTCGAAGCGGGCTTCCTGGTGATCTTCCTGGGCCCGGCGCACACCGCTTCCCCGGCGCCGGTGCTGTGGCTGCTGTGCTGGCTGCTGTTCCGCGTGGAGTTCGGCGCCGGGCTGATCAAGCTGCGCGGCGACTCCTGCTGGCGCGACCTGACGGCGCTGCACCACCACCACGAGACGCAGCCGATGCCGGGTCCGCTCAGCCGGTTCTTCCACCGGTTGCCCGGGCCGCTGCACAAGGCCGAAGTGCTGGCGAACCACGGGACGCAGCTGGTGGTGCCGTTCGCGCTGTTCGCGCCGCAGCCGATCGCGGACGTGGCGGCGGTGCTCGTCGTGCTCACCCAGTGCTGGCTGCTGCTGAGCGGCAACTTCGCCTGGCTGAACCTGGTCACGATCGCGCTGGCGTGCTCGGCGATGGACGACCGGCTGCTGCGGTTCCCCGCCCCGGAGATGCGGGATTCCCCGCTGTGGCACCAAGTCCTCGTGCTCGCGCTGGCGGCGGGGATGCTGGTGATCGCCCGCCACCCGGTGCGCAACATGCTCGGCCGCCACCAGGTGATGAACCGCAGCTTCAACCGGCTGCACCTGGGCGGCACGTACGGTGCGTTCGGTTCGGTGACCCGCACCCGCTACGAGGTCGTCGTCGAGGGAACTCCCGACCGCAGCGGGGAATCCGGCTGGCGCGAGTACGAGTTCCCCGGCAAACCGGGAGATCCGCGCCGCCGCCCGCCGCAGGTGGCGCCGTACCACCTGCGGCTGGGCTGGCTGCTCTGGTTCGTGGCGATCTCGCCGGGCTACGGCCGCGGCTGGATGCCCGCCCTGCTGCGCGGATTGCTGCGCGGCGACCGCGGGATCCGCCGCCTGCTGCGGCACGACCCGTTCCCGGACGAGCCGCCGGTGCTGGTCCGCGCGCGGCTGTACCGCTACCGCTTCGCGGACCGCGCCGAGCGCCGGGCGGGCCGCTGGTGGTCCCGCGAACCGGCGGGCGACCTGCTCCCGCCGATGTCGGCCGCGGACCTGCCCGGCTGA
- a CDS encoding FkbM family methyltransferase: MGNGLRCVRLDDGFSCYVPENSSGSTDEIGFIHAEIFRDECYLRGGAVLPADAVVVDVGANVGLFSLFVKRRCPAARILALEPMPETFRALWANLAGVDGVRAVRQAVGAGAEDAVAFTYFPDLPGNSTRYPGTKKLARQHPTAGALLADAREVVLPVRRLSEVLTEAGLPERIDLLKIDVEGAEADVLAGIDDRDWPRVQQVVAEVQGHRGEAEAVLELLRGKGFSADAGATEDELDDLGTRLITARRPPCA; the protein is encoded by the coding sequence ATGGGCAACGGCCTGCGTTGCGTCCGGCTCGACGACGGGTTCAGCTGCTACGTGCCGGAGAACTCGTCCGGCAGCACCGACGAGATCGGCTTCATCCACGCCGAGATCTTCCGCGACGAGTGCTACCTGCGCGGGGGCGCGGTGCTGCCCGCCGACGCGGTGGTCGTCGACGTCGGTGCCAACGTCGGGCTGTTCAGCCTGTTCGTGAAGCGGCGGTGCCCCGCCGCCCGGATCCTCGCGCTGGAGCCGATGCCGGAGACGTTCCGCGCGCTGTGGGCGAACCTCGCGGGTGTCGACGGGGTGCGGGCGGTGCGGCAGGCCGTGGGCGCCGGCGCCGAGGACGCGGTCGCGTTCACCTACTTCCCGGACCTGCCGGGCAATTCGACCCGCTACCCGGGCACCAAGAAGCTCGCCCGGCAGCACCCCACCGCGGGTGCCCTGCTGGCGGACGCCCGCGAGGTGGTGCTGCCGGTGCGGCGGTTGTCCGAGGTGCTCACCGAAGCCGGCCTGCCGGAGCGCATCGACCTGCTCAAGATCGACGTGGAGGGTGCCGAGGCCGACGTGCTCGCGGGGATCGACGACCGGGACTGGCCGCGGGTGCAGCAGGTCGTCGCCGAGGTGCAGGGGCATCGCGGCGAGGCCGAAGCCGTGCTGGAACTGCTGCGGGGCAAGGGTTTCAGCGCGGACGCGGGCGCCACCGAGGACGAGCTCGACGACCTCGGCACCCGCCTGATCACCGCCCGGCGACCGCCGTGCGCGTAG